The following proteins are encoded in a genomic region of Amia ocellicauda isolate fAmiCal2 chromosome 6, fAmiCal2.hap1, whole genome shotgun sequence:
- the nipa2 gene encoding magnesium transporter NIPA2, protein MGQDRGKYDFYIGLVLAISSSIFIGGSFILKKKGLLRLAKKGSMRAGQGGHAYLKEWLWWAGLLSMGVGEAANFAAYAFAPATLVTPLGALSVLVSAVLSSYFLNERLNLHGKIGCLLSILGSTVMVIHAPQEEEIDSLNEMAKKLVDPGFVVFATFVVIVALIFIFIVGPRHGQTNILVYITICSVIGALSVSCVKGLGIIIKELFAGKPVLRNPLSWILLLSLITCVSTQINYLNKALDIFNTSLVTPIYYVFFTTSVLSCSAILFKEWQHMGSDDIIGTLSGFITIIVGIFLLHAFKDVNISLANLPVTVRKDERGAPSTNGMASHSAYELFENEQTQEGTLDSPFDSVSRRNGTVATL, encoded by the exons ATGGGCCAGGACAGGGGGAAATATGACTTCTACATTGGGCTAGTCTTAGCCATTAGCTCCAGCATTTTCATCGGAGGCAGCTTCATCCTGAAGAAAAAAGGCCTTCTGCGCTTGGCCAAAAAGGGTTCAATGAGAGCAG GCCAAGGTGGTCATGCATACCTTAAAGAGTGGCTCTGGTGGGCCGGTTTGCTATCCA TGGGTGTCGGTGAAGCAGCCAATTTTGCTGCCTATGCGTTTGCTCCAGCCACACTAGTCACCCCTCTGGGAGCCTTAAGTGTTCTTGTAAG TGCCGTTCTGTCCTCGTACTTCCTGAATGAGAGGTTGAACCTGCATGGGAAGATCGGCTGTTTGCTCAGTATCCTGGGGTCCACGGTGATGGTGATTCACGCACCACAAGAGGAAGAGATTGACAGCCTGAATGAAATGGCCAAGAAACTGGTAGATCCAg GTTTTGTGGTGTTCGCTACCTTTGTTGTGATAGTTGCACTGATATTCATCTTTATAGTGGGACCTCGTCATGGACAAACCAACATCCTGGTCTACATCACAATCTGCTCTGTGATCGGAGCTCTGTCTGTCTCGTGTGTAAAGGGCTTGGGCATCATCATAAAGGAACTGTTCGCAGGGAAGCCCGTCCTTAGGAACCCCTTGTCTTGGATTTTATTGCTGAGCCTCATAACTTGCGTGAGCACACAGATCAACTACCTGAACAAGGCTCTGGATATCTTCAACACCTCCCTGGTGACGCCGATCTATTACGTGTTCTTCACCACCTCGGTGCTGTCCTGCTCGGCCATCCTCTTCAAGGAGTGGCAGCACATGGGCTCGGACGACATCATCGGCACGCTCAGCGGCTTCATCACCATCATCGTGGGCATCTTCCTGCTCCACGCCTTCAAGGACGTCAACATCAGCCTGGCCAACCTGCCCGTGACGGTGAGGAAGGACGAGCGCGGCGCCCCCTCGACCAACGGGATGGCGTCCCACAGCGCGTATGAACTGTTTGAGAATGAGCAGACGCAAGAAGGCACTCTGGACTCGCCCTTTGACAGTGTGTCTCGGAGAAACGGCACTGTGGCGACCTTGTGA